In Pedobacter heparinus DSM 2366, the following are encoded in one genomic region:
- a CDS encoding ABC transporter ATP-binding protein encodes MSGKILEIHDVKREFIMGTETVRALKGVSFDVDSGEFLTIMGSSGSGKTTLLNMLGCLDKPTEGTYLLDGVNVKELSRDELAKLRNHKIGFVFQAYNLLPRTSALENVELPLLYNPEIGNKERKERAIAALQAVKLDGRFDHMPNQLSGGQQQRVAIARALVNEPVMILADEATGNLDTRTSYEIMSLMQELNQNGKTIVFVTHEPDIAAFSSRTVMLKDGRVQKDSINNNTRLAKDALAALPQTDDY; translated from the coding sequence ATGAGTGGCAAGATCCTGGAAATACACGATGTAAAACGCGAGTTTATTATGGGGACTGAAACCGTCAGGGCTTTAAAAGGAGTTTCTTTTGATGTGGATTCGGGTGAGTTTTTAACCATCATGGGCAGCAGCGGATCGGGCAAAACCACTTTATTAAATATGCTGGGTTGCCTGGACAAGCCAACAGAAGGCACTTACCTGCTGGATGGGGTAAATGTGAAGGAACTGAGCAGAGATGAACTGGCCAAATTAAGGAACCATAAGATTGGGTTTGTGTTTCAGGCCTATAACTTACTGCCCCGCACCTCGGCCCTTGAAAATGTGGAACTTCCGCTGTTGTATAATCCTGAAATTGGGAATAAAGAGCGCAAAGAAAGGGCAATTGCTGCATTACAGGCTGTGAAACTGGATGGTAGGTTTGACCATATGCCCAACCAGCTGTCGGGCGGGCAACAACAGCGTGTGGCCATTGCCAGGGCCCTGGTCAATGAACCAGTGATGATTCTTGCAGATGAGGCCACAGGTAACCTGGATACCCGTACATCCTACGAGATCATGTCACTGATGCAGGAACTGAACCAGAATGGCAAGACCATTGTATTTGTTACCCATGAGCCAGATATTGCTGCTTTCAGCAGCAGGACCGTAATGCTAAAGGACGGCAGGGTACAAAAAGATTCCATCAATAACAACACCAGACTGGCAAAGGATGCACTTGCAGCTCTCCCTCAAACAGACGATTATTAA
- a CDS encoding efflux RND transporter periplasmic adaptor subunit, with the protein MKSRKTILIIASVIVVLGLIWYFFLRTKEQPVVLSQEKPTIGPISSSVTATGTVQPVDTVIVGTQVSGTISALYADFNSTVKKGQLLAQLDKTLIQTTVDQARASVAQAQSNQAYQQANFNRQKQLFETGSISRADYDQALNNLQVATASVNNARAQLRSAERNLSFTQIYSPIDGVVLGRSVSIGQTVAASFNTPTIFSIAKDITKMQVQAKVDEADIGNVAKGQRATFTVDAFIDDTFNGTVKDIRLQPSISSNVVTYATLIDAPNDNKKLKPGMTANIIIYTKEVNDALLISAQALKFRPDSASLKNYEIIPLPHKKRGDKTGSNKPRRDKTAGKANGETVMTEPSYVWVLDGQKLIQKKIKTGLNDNTHVEVLEGLTQNDIVINGMEGGVTAAPAAAATSPFMPQRRGGSRR; encoded by the coding sequence ATGAAGTCTAGAAAAACCATTTTAATTATCGCATCAGTTATCGTTGTACTCGGACTGATATGGTATTTCTTTTTAAGGACAAAAGAACAACCGGTTGTACTTAGTCAGGAAAAGCCGACTATAGGGCCAATTTCTTCGAGTGTAACGGCTACCGGAACCGTGCAGCCCGTGGACACGGTTATTGTAGGTACCCAGGTTTCCGGAACCATTTCGGCACTGTATGCCGACTTCAATTCTACAGTTAAAAAAGGACAGTTGCTGGCCCAGCTTGACAAAACATTGATCCAGACAACGGTTGACCAGGCCAGGGCCAGTGTGGCACAGGCACAAAGTAACCAGGCTTACCAGCAGGCAAATTTTAACAGGCAAAAACAACTGTTTGAAACGGGTTCGATCAGCCGGGCAGACTACGACCAGGCATTAAATAACCTTCAGGTAGCTACTGCAAGCGTAAACAATGCCAGGGCCCAGTTAAGATCTGCCGAAAGGAACCTTTCTTTTACACAAATCTACTCGCCTATAGATGGCGTGGTACTGGGCAGGAGTGTAAGTATTGGTCAAACTGTGGCAGCAAGTTTTAATACGCCAACCATTTTCTCCATTGCTAAAGACATCACTAAAATGCAGGTACAGGCAAAAGTAGATGAGGCCGATATAGGGAACGTAGCCAAAGGACAACGTGCTACCTTTACCGTTGATGCTTTTATTGATGATACCTTTAACGGGACAGTGAAAGACATCCGTTTACAACCTTCTATATCCTCAAACGTAGTGACCTATGCTACCTTAATTGATGCACCAAATGACAACAAGAAATTAAAACCAGGGATGACGGCAAACATCATCATTTATACAAAAGAAGTGAATGATGCCTTACTGATCTCGGCCCAGGCCCTAAAGTTCAGGCCGGATTCGGCTTCATTGAAAAATTATGAGATTATTCCGCTCCCCCACAAAAAAAGAGGCGATAAAACGGGAAGCAACAAGCCCAGGAGAGATAAAACGGCAGGAAAAGCAAATGGAGAAACAGTCATGACCGAACCTTCATATGTATGGGTATTGGATGGACAGAAGCTTATCCAGAAAAAGATAAAAACAGGTTTAAACGACAATACCCATGTAGAAGTACTGGAGGGGCTTACACAAAATGATATTGTAATTAACGGAATGGAGGGGGGTGTAACCGCAGCGCCGGCCGCAGCAGCCACCAGTCCTTTTATGCCGCAAAGAAGAGGAGGAAGCAGACGATGA